TTGGCGGAAACGAGGCGCGACAGGCGGCCGACCTTGAGCGGGAAGCCGTTGAAGCGCTGGCTGAAGTTCTCGAAATGCTGGCGGGCGAGGAGGGTGGTCGGGGCGACCACGGCGACCTGCTGTCCGTTCATGGCGGCGACGAATGCGGCGCGCAGCGCGACCTCGGTCTTGCCGAAGCCGACATCGCCGCACACCAGCCGGTCCATCGGCCTGCCGCTTTCGAGGTCCGACAGCACGTCGGCGATGGCGCGGTCCTGATCGTCGGTTTCCTCGTACTGGAAGCGGTCGAGAAACTGGTTGTAGGGTCCTTCCTCCACTTCCAGCACCGGCGCTTTCTTGAGCGCGCGCTGGGCTGCAACCTGCATGAGTTCGCCCGCGATCTCGCGGATACGTTCCTTCAGGCGCGCCCGGCGCTTCTGCCATGCCTCGCCGCCGAGCCGGTCCAGCTGGACCGCTTCTTCGGACGAACCATAGCGGCTGAGTACGTCGATATTCTCGACCGGGATGAACAGCTTGTCGCCGCCGCGATATTCGAGCTGGACGCAGTCGTGCTTCGACTTGCCCACCGCGATCGGTTCGAGGCCGAGATACTTGCCGATGCCGTGCTCGGTGTGGACGATCAGGTCGCCAACGGAGAGCGCCTGAAGTTCCGCCAGGAAGGCGTCGGCGTCCTTGCGCTTCTTCTTGCGGCGCACGAGGCGGTCGCCGAGAATGTCCTGCTCTGTGAGCAGTTCCATCTCGTCATTGGCGAAGCTGGCCTCAAGCGGCAGCACCATTGCGGCTGGCTTGCCTTTCGCCGACAGTCCCAGCGCTTCCTGCCAGCTGTCCGCAAGCGCGACAGGCTGGCCCGCTTCTTCGAGGATCGAGGCAATGCGCGAACGGCTGCCGGTCGAATAGGTCGCGAGCAGCGGACGCTTGCCCGCATTGCCGAGCGATTTGAGGTGATCGGCAAGCGCCGGATAGACATTGTCGCCGCGTGCCCGCTCGGGTGCGAAATCGCGTCCCGAACGGAAGCCGAAGCCGACGACGCTCTCGCTCTCCGGCTCGTCGAAGGGCGTCGCGCGGTGGGCGGGGGCGTCGGCCAGGGCGGTCTTGAATTCGTCGTGCGTAAGGTAAAGCGCTTCGGGCTTGAGCGGTCGGTAATTGCCCTTGGCCTGACCCGTGGTCGCCGTGCGCTGCTCGTAATAATCGGACACATCGCCGATGCGCTCTTCCGCAGCGGCGAGCGATGCCTGGTCGATCACGACCAGATCGTCGTCACCCAGGTGATCGAACAGCGTCGTCAGGCGCTCTTCGAACAGCGGGAGCCAGTGCTCCATCCCCGCAAGCCGCCGGCCGTCGCTGACCGCTTCGTAAAGCGGGTCCTGCGTCGCATTTGCGCCGAACATTTCGCGATACCGGCTGCGGAAACGCTTGATACTGTCTTCGTCGAGCAGCGCCTCGCTGGCGGGCAGCAGCAAGTGATTGCCCAGCCGCCCGGTGCTCATCTGCGTATTCGGATCGAAGCTGCGCAGCGATTCCAGCTCGTCGCCGAAGAAATCGAGGCGCAGCGCCTCGTCCATGCCGGAGGGGAACACGTCCACGATTGAGCCGCGGATGGCGTATTCGCCCTTGTCGATAACGGTGTCAGTGCGGCTGTAGCCCTGCTTTTGGAGCAGCAGCGACAGGCTTTCGCGCCCGATCTCGGTGCCGGGCTTGAACTCGCGCACGCTCTCGCGAATGCGAAACGGCGTAAGCACGCGCTGGAGCACGGCATTTGCGGTTGTGACGACCAGCTGGGCGTTCGCCTTGCCCGTCTGCAAGCGGTGCAGGGCGGCCAGGCGTTTCGCGCTGACCGAGAGCGCCGGACTTGCGCGGTCATAGGGGAGCGAATCCCACGCAGGAAATTCGATGACTTCCAGTTCCGGCGCGAAGAAATGCGCGGCATCCGTCACGGCTCTCATCGCCGCATCGTCGGGCGCGATGAAAACCGCGCGTCCGGTGCTGGCCCGCGCGAGGTCGGCCATTACCAGCGGCTGCGCGCCGCGCGCCACCTGGGCCAGCGTCAGAGGCTGGCGAGCTTTGAGGATGCGGGAAAGGTCGGGCATTGAAGGGACAGCGCGATAACGCGCCGCGTGTTCCCGTCAACGCACTATTGCGCGCTCAACGCGGAATATCGACGTAATCGAGCTCTTGCATCTTGGCCATCAGCGGGCCTTCGAAACGCGGCGGTGTGGGCTGGGTCTTAAGCGCCCATGCCATCACGTCGACGTCGTCTTCTTCGAGGAGCGCCTCGAACCAGCCAAGCTCTTCCGCGCCCCAATCGGCGTGATACCGGTCGAAGAAACCGCCGATCATGTAGTCTGCTTCGCGGGTGCCGCGGTGCCAGGCGCGAAACCGGGCGCGCTGTTTCCTGCCGTCGAAGGTGAGCAATTCTGCCATGGCTGCGCGGGTAGGGCACTCGCCAAATGCGCGCAAGCGGCTATAGCGCAAATCACTATGCGGCCCGACGTGCTCAATCCCCTGTTTGCCGAAACCGACACGCTGGACGGCGTGGGTCCGAAGCTGAAGAAGCCGCTCGAGAAGCTTGGGCTCACCCGGATCAGGGATGTCGCCTATCACTTGCCGGATCGCTTCGTCACGCGCCGCGCGGTCGAAACGCTGGATGAAGCGGGTGAGGGCGAAAACATCGTCATTCGCCTGACGGTGACAGAACATCGCGGCGGCAGGTCGCCGCGCGCGCCTTACCGTGTTCTGGCGCAGGACAGCATCGGCAATGTGCTGGCGATCACCTATTTCGGCCGCGCTTCCTATACCGCGAAGAAGCAGCTCCCGGTGGGCGAGACCCGCTGGGTAGCGGGCAAGCTGGAACGGTATGGCGATATGCTCCAGATGGTCCATCCCGACCATGTGGTGGAGGAGGGCGGCGATACTCTCCAGCGATTGTGCGAGCCGGTCTATCGCCTGTCGGAAGGCCTGACGCAGCCGAAAGTCGCAGGGCTGGTCGGGCAGGCGCTGGATCGCTGTCCCGACTTGCCGGAATGGATCGAGCCGACGCAGGTCGACAAGCATGACTGGCCCGCCTGGCAGGAGGCCATGCGCCTTGCGCACAAGGGCGAACACAAGGCGGCGCGCGACCGGTTGGCTTACGACGAATTGCTGGCCAATGCGCTGGCGCTGATGCTGGTGCGCGCGGACAACCGCAAACGCAAAGGCCAGCCGTTGCAGGGCGATGGCAGCTATCGCGGAAAGCTGGACCTGCCGTTCCCGCTCACGGGTGCGCAGAAGCGGTCCATTGCCGAAATCGAAGGCGATATGGCGCAGGAAGCCCCCATGCTGCGCCTGCTCCAGGGCGATGTCGGTGCGGGCAAGACGGTCGTCGCGCTTGAGGCAATGCTGATCGCGGTGGAGGCAGGGGCGCAGGCCGCCTTACTGGCGCCGACTGAAATCCTCGCCCGCCAGCACTACGAAAGCCTGCGCCGCATGGCGGAGCCGACCGGAGCGCAGGTCGCGCTCCTCACGGGGCGCGACAAGGGCAAGGCACGCGAGGGGACGCTGATGGGGCTGCTCGATGGCAGCATCGACATAGTCGTCGGAACCCACGCGATTTTCCAGGACAAGGTGGCCTATCGCAATCTGGCCATGGTCGTGATCGACGAACAGCACCGGTTCGGGGTCGGGCAGCGGCTGATGCTGGCGAGCAAGGGCAAACGCGCCCCGCATGTGCTCGCCATGACCGCAACGCCGATCCCGCGCACGCTGACGCTTGCCCAGTATGGCGAGCTCGATGTGAGCAAGCTGGACGAGCTTCCGCCCGGTCGCCAGTCGATCGACACCGTGGTCATGGGGCAGGACAAGATTCCCGCGCTGGCGGAACGGCTGGCCGCGCAATTCGAGCAGGGAAGGCAGGCCTTCTGGGTCTGCCCGATGGTCCGCGAAATGGACGGGCCAGAGGAAATCGCCGCCGCCGAGGCGCGCTATGCCTCGCTGAAGGAGCGGTTCGGCAACGACGTGGTGATGGTCCACGGCCAGCTGGCACCGGAAATGAAGGACGCCGCCATGGAGCGCTTCGCGCGCGGCGAGGCGCGCCTGCTGGTGGCAACTACGGTCATCGAGGTAGGGGTCGACGTTCCCAACGCGACGCTGATGGTCATCGAGCAGGCTGAACGCTTCGGACTGGCGCAGTTGCACCAGCTTCGTGGGCGCGTCGGGCGCGGGAGCGAGAAGAGCTTTTGCGTTCTCCTCCACGGCGAAAACCTGTCCGAAACGGCGCAGAAACGGCTGGCGCTGATGCGGGAGACGCAGGACGGCTTCCTGCTTGCCGAAGAAGACCTGCGCCTTCGCGGTGGCGGCGAGTTGCTCGGCACGCGGCAGTCCGGCGACACGCCTTTCACGATCGCCAGTTTCGAACAGATCACGGAGCTTTTGCCCAAGGCCCACGACGATGCGCGCCTTCTGATGGAACGCGACGGCGGGCTGGAGGGCAAGCGCGGGGAGGCTGCGCGGATCCTGCTCTACCTCTTCGAACGCGATTTCGGCGTTAAGACCCTTAGGGGAGGCTAGAAGCCCAGCGTATCGAGCTCGCGCTCGACGGCGGGCCGGTAGCTGTCGCCGAACAGCCTCACGTGAAGCAGCCACATCCACAGCCGGTAGACGGGCTGCCGTTCGCGCCACCCCGATTCAAGGTCGAGCGCGGCGAAGAAACTCTCTGGAGGATGATCGAACACAGTCAGGCTCGCCGCGTCGACCTCGCGGTCACCCCAGCAGGCGCAAGGATCGATAAGCCCGGTTATCCGGTTGCCCGATGCCAGCACGTTGCCACCCCACAAGTCTCCATGCACGAAAGTTGCGACAGGCTTTGCCGGAATGATCTCTTCCAGCGCATCGGCCAGCTTCTCGATCCGCCTGCCCAGTGATGGCTCGAGATGCGAAACATGGCATGCCAGGCGCCGCTCCGCCCAGAAGCGCGACCAGCTGTCGCATGGCGAATTCTCAACTTGGACGTGACGCAGGGCATAATCTTCGTGCCAGCCGTAACTCTCGCTGGTCAGCTCGCCCAATCCGAAGAGCGCTTCGGCAAGGCTATCCCATGCATTCTGGAAGGCGCCATCCGCTACGAGATGCTCTATAACGATTACATCATCGCGGCAGCCGATTACCCTTGGCGAAGGAGTGGAAGCTGCCTGCATTGCGCGCAGCATTCCGGCTTCTACCGCAACGACGGGGCCGTATTTTGCCACGAGTTTGCGACCATCGGCCAGTCTGACCGCAGATGCACCAGAGATATCGCCGCCGGGGAAGCGCTCGATATTCTCGACAGCAGCACCGCAGATCGCTTCGATCGTCGCGAGCTGCTCCTCCGTCATGCTGTCTCCGTGAGAATCCGCTGGACGATCCCGCGGACATCCACCCGCGCGCCGAGCTTTGCACTGAGCAGGGCAGTACCGCTGACCTTGCGCTGGACGAAGAGCGTTTCGGGGGGAGGCAGGTGCCAGCTGGCCTTGTCCTTCGCGATCGGCATGACCTCGTTGCGGATTTGCGGGACGAAGGCGCGGTCGCCGAAATCCAGCTTTCCCTCGCGCGACATTTCCGTAACCACGATATCGATGGCGCGGTCGATGCGTTCGGGGTGGCGCTCGATTGCCTGCGGGGCGATGAAACCGGCAGCGACCGCCTCGTCGCGTACGCGCGGGCGATCTTGGGCAAGTCCCGCTTCCAGCAATCTGCGGTAGTCGGCCGATATCGCGGGATCGACCATCCTCGCCGCACCGAAATCCAGCAGCACGATCTGGCCGGTATCCGCACGATAGCGGTAGTTCGCGAAGTTGGGATCGGTTTGCATGAACCCGAAATCGAACAGTTCGCGCCCGACCAGTTCGATGAGATTGGAAAAGGCAGTATCGCGCACATCCTGCGGCTCGTCCGCAAGGGCCTCGATCGGGCGCCCTTCCTCGAAACTCATCGCCAGGATCTGCGAGCGTGTGAGTGCGGGATCGAGCGTCGGCAGGGCAAAACGATCATCGCCCTCGAGCAATTCGGCATAGCATTGCATCATGCGGCCTTCGCGCTCGTAATCCGCTTCCTCGCGCAATTGGGCCTTCGCTGCAGCGAGCATCGGCGCAATGTCGAGTTCTTCGGGCAGGAGGCCCGTCATCCTGAGCAGCCCGGCAACATTGTCGACATCGGATTCTATGCTCTGTGCGATGCCGGGATACTGGACCTTGATCGCCATGGTCTTGCCGTCGCGGGTCAGCGCACGGTGGACCTGGCCGATGGATGCGGCCGCGATAGGCCTCGGCTCGAACCGTCGGAATAGCTTGCGCCAATCCTTACCCCATTGTTCGGCAAGAACCTTGTCGAGCTGGCGCGGCGGCATGAAATCGGCCTGTTCGCGCAGGCGGGCGAGGATGGCGGCAAGTTCGGGCGGCAGGACATCGCCTGCGTCCATCGAGATCATCTGGCCCAATTTCATCGCCGCGCCGCGCATATGTGCGAGCCGATCGGCAAGGCGTTTGGCATTGCCCGGCGTCAGCAGCATCTGATCCATGCTGGGGCGCTCGCCTGCGGCAAGGCGCCTCGCACCTTCGCCTAGCGCGCCTGCGACCATGCCTCCGGCAAGACCGCCGAAGCCTGCCAGCCTTCCTATGCGGGAAGAGGGAACCGAGCGCGCGCGGCGCTTGTCTTCATCCGCCATTTTCGGACAACATCACCGCGACCAGCGCCTGGGCCCCGGCATCGACTTCGCTCCAGGTAACGGCAAATCCGTCAGCGCCGCCGTAGTAGGGATCGCCGACTTCGCGTCCTTCCTGCCCGGGCACGATATCGAGCAGCATGGCGGTTTTCGCTTTGCCATTGCCCGGGTCGCGCCGCGCGATGTCCTGCATGTTCGAGCGGTCCATGCCGATGATGAAGTCGAACTCGTGAAAATCTTCTGCTGCCAGCTGGCGGCCGCGATAGCCGGTGATGTCGATCCCTTCGCTGCGGGCCTGATCGATACTGCGCGGATCAGGCGGCTCGCCGACGTGATAGCCAGCGGTCCCGGCACTATCGACCTTCACGTCGAGGCCCGCATTTTCAGCCGCGCGCCGGAAGGCCGCTTCGGCAAGGGGGGAGCGGCAAATGTTGCCGAGACACACGAACAGAACGGATTGGGAAGCCATATCGCTTGAACGAGGCAGGCAGGCAGGGGTTTCCATGCTGCGGCGAATATCCGGTATGACTAGGAGAAAGGTCGAAATGCGCATTCCCTCGTAGTCTGCTATGCTCGGCCGATGGCGAGCGAACTCAGCGAGATCGAAAGCTTTCTCAAATCGACCGCTCCTTTCGACAGGCTCGGCGATGAGCAGGTTCGCGCCATAGTCCGCAAGATCACGGTGCGCTATTACCGGAGCGGAGATGAAATCCTGCGCAGCGGCGAGCACAACGACTTCCTGTTCGTCGTGCGATCGGGGGCGGTGGAATTGCGGCTGGCGGGGGACGAGTTGACCGCGCGACTGGAGCAAGGCGGGTGCTTCGCTTTCCCCTCGCTGCTGCGCGGCGGCGAGGTGCGCAATACGACGACAGCGCTGGAAGACACGCTCTGTTATTTGCTTCCGGCGGACGAATTCCATGCCTTGCGGAAAAGTTCGCAAGGCTTTCGCGACTATTTCGCCGATAGCGAGCAGGAACGCATTCGCAGCGCGGTTCGCGACCTCAAATGCAATCGGTCACAATCGCTCGAACAGATCACAATCGGCTCGCTGGTCCCGCACCGCGAGCCGGTGTCGTGCAGTCCCAATCTTTCGATAGCCGATGCCGCCTCCCTGATGAGCGACCGGGACGTCAGCACCTTGGCGGTGTACAGCGACGGGCGGCTGAAGGGCATTTTCACGGACAAGGATTTGCGCAACCGAGTGGTCGCCATGCGCAGGTCGCTCGATGCGCCGATTTCCGACGTCATGACGCCGTCTCCGCTGACACTGCCGGAAGGGGCCAGCCTGTCCGAGGCGATGGGCATGATGGCGGCCGGGGGTTTTCGCCACATACCGGCACTTGGCCCGACAGGGGAACTGCGCGCGATCCTGAGCGCGACCGACATCCTCGCGCATCTCGGCGACAGTGCGATCGATACCGGAATGCTGGTGTCGAATGCCGCATCGCCCGACGCCCTGATAGCCGCCTCGAGGCAAATTCCCGAAGGCTTTGCGCGCATGGAGGCGGGCGGCTTCCATGCCGAACACACCATGCGTTTCACCTCGGCCCTTGGTGAGGCGGTACACCGCCGTGCGGCACAGCTGGCAGAAGCGGAACTGGGGCCGCCTCCGGTGCCCTATGCGCTGCTGGTGTTCGGCTCGCTTGCCCGCGGTGAACAATTGGTGGGATCGGACCAGGATAACGGCATCGTCATGGACGACGCTGTGGACGGGGCAGGGCGGGAATATTTCGCGGCTCTGGGAGCGCGCGTCTCGGACATCCTGAACGATGCCGGATATGTCTATTGCAACGGCGGGATCATGGCCGGGAATGCCGATCAGCGTCTTACCGTCGGCGAATGGCGAGACCGCTATTCGCGCTGGATATCCGATCCCGACGAAGACAGCATCCTGCGTGCGACGATCTTCTTCGATATGCGCGCAGTCCACGGTTCCGCCGAGCTTGCGGCGAACCTGCGTAGTCCTGTGCTCGAGCAGGCGAAGGCCAGCCCCCTGTTCATCAGCTACCTTGCGCGCGACGCCCAGCGCAGCCGCGTGCCGCTGGGCATTTTTCGCAACCTAGTGCTGGAGAAATCAGCCGACGGCGAGAAGATCTTCGATGCCAAGGCGCAGGCCATCCTGCCGATCATCGATATCGCCCGCAGCCTTGCATTCTCCGAGGGCATTGCCGCCGTCGGCACGCTCGAACGGCTGGATGCGCTGGCAGATGCGGGAAAAATGGCCCGGGGTGATGCGGAGAGCCTTAAGGACGCATTCCTCCTCGTGAATGAACTGCGCATCGCTCACCAGGCCGCGCAGGTGCGCGCCGGCATCGCGCCCGACAACCGGATCGCTCCCGCGACGCTTTCGCCGTTGGAGCGCGATTACCTGAAGGATGCATTCCCCGTCGTCCGGGCCGGACTGGAATCGCTCAAGCGCAATCTGGCGGGCGGCATTGCGTGAGCGGGTGGGACGCTGGCGTTTCGCGCGCGGCCTCAAAGCCTGCGCTGCAGCCGACGACGAGGTCCTGACCCGCTACGCCGCTGCTGCATGGCCTTCGCCGGACATTCTTGCACGCGAGGCGCCGCTGCTGGCGCTCGATTTCGAGCTCGATGGCCTGGCGCGTAATGCCCATGTCCTGCAGGCGGGTTGGATCGGTTTCGATAGCGGCGGGATAGCTCTTGCAGGAGCGCGTTCGGTCGATGTCCGCAGTCTCAGGCAGTTGGACGATAGCGCTGTCGCAGTGCACGGCATCGGCGAAGAGCGCGCGCGTCAGGGGGTGGCGTTGCAGGAGGCAGCGCGCAGCTTCCTTGGCGACCTTGCGGGCAGGATACTCGTGGCCCACGGCTCGTCGATCGAGCGCGACGTCATCCGGCGGATATCCAGGGCGATGTTCGGTATCGAAGCGCCGGTACGCGCGATCTGCACGCTGCACCTGGAACGCAGGATCAGCCCCAACCTGGTGGGTAGCGATGCCTATCGCCTGTCGGCCGCGCGCAAGCGGCACAATCTGCCCGGATACGCACAGCACGATGCCTTGTCCGACGCCCTGGCGACTGCCGAACTTTTCCTCGCACAGCTATCCAGGCTGCCCGCGGACGTCAGGCTCGGATCACTCGAAAGCTGGTAGGACGCCCTATTAGACTTATGTCGCTCTCGCCCTTGCGAGGGGTCTTCCATAGCCTCGTGAAGAAGCTCCCGAATCTGCGGGTGCTCGACACATAGGAGGAAGGGGGAGGCCATGGCCGAAACGAACGAAACCCATGAAACCAGCGAAGCGGAGGGCGCCTACTGGCGCGACAATATCCGCCTGCTGGTCAGTTTGATGGCGATCTGGTTCGCCTGTTCCTTCGGGGCGGGCATCCTGTTCCGCGAATGGCTCGACCAGTTCATGCTTGGGGGATACCCGCTCGGCTTCTGGTTCGCCCAGCAGGGTTCGATCTACATCTTCATCGCGCTCATCGTCTTCTACGTCGTCAGGATGAAGAAGCTCGAGCGCAAGTACGATCTCGACGACTGAGGAGGCGATCATGGACACACAGACCCTGATCTACATTTTCGTCGGTCTCAGTTTCGCACTGTACATCGGTATCGCGATCTGGTCGCGCGCCGGTTCGACGAAGGAATTCTACGTTGCCGGCGGCGGGGTGAACCCGGTCGTCAACGGCATGGCGACAGCGGCCGACTGGATGAGCGCGGCAAGCTTCATCTCGATGGCCGGCCTCATCGCGTTCCTCGGCTATGACGCGTCGGTCTACCTGATGGGCTGGACCGGCGGCTACGTGTTGCTGGCGCTTTTGCTCGCGCCCTACCTGCGCAAGTTCGGCCAGTTCACCGTGCCCGATTTCATCGGGACGCGGTACTATTCAAAGACCGCACGCGTGGTGGCGGTGATCTGCCTGATCTTCATCAGTTTCACTTACATCGCAGGCCAGATGCGCGGCGTGGGGATCGTGTTCTCGCGCTTCCTCGACGTGCCGATCACGCTCGGCGTGATCATCGGCATGGGCATCGTCTTCGTCTACGCCGTGCTCGGCGGGATGAAGGGCATCACCTATACGCAGGTCGCGCAATATTGCGTGCTGATCTTCGCCTATATGGTCCCCGCCTTCTTCCTCAGCTTCATGATCACCGGCAATCCGATCCCGCAGATCGGGCTGGGTTCGACGGTCGACGACGGATCGGGGTTATACGTCTTGCAGAAACTGAACCTCGTGCTCTCCGACCTGGGCTTCGGGAACTATACCGACGGCTCCAAGAGCATGATCGACGTGTTCTGCATCACGCTGGCGCTGATGGTGGGTACGGCAGGTCTGCCGCACGTCATTGTGCGCTTCTTCACCGTGCCCAAGGCATCCGATGCACGCAAGTCGGCGGGCTGGGCGCTGGTCTTCATCGCCCTGCTTTACACCACCGCTCCGGCAGTCGGCGCCTTCGCCCGTATCAACTTCATCGATACGGTGAACGAG
This DNA window, taken from Qipengyuania seohaensis, encodes the following:
- a CDS encoding sodium:solute symporter family protein, coding for MDTQTLIYIFVGLSFALYIGIAIWSRAGSTKEFYVAGGGVNPVVNGMATAADWMSAASFISMAGLIAFLGYDASVYLMGWTGGYVLLALLLAPYLRKFGQFTVPDFIGTRYYSKTARVVAVICLIFISFTYIAGQMRGVGIVFSRFLDVPITLGVIIGMGIVFVYAVLGGMKGITYTQVAQYCVLIFAYMVPAFFLSFMITGNPIPQIGLGSTVDDGSGLYVLQKLNLVLSDLGFGNYTDGSKSMIDVFCITLALMVGTAGLPHVIVRFFTVPKASDARKSAGWALVFIALLYTTAPAVGAFARINFIDTVNETSYSEAPGWFKNWERNDLIAFQDKNNDGVMQYRSGDAFEGAPEFAEGTGPSGERVVTNAPVADSENEVYVDRDIMVLANPEIGNLPGWVIALVAAGGLAAALSTAAGLLLVISSSVSHDLLKSTFKPNISEKGELLAARVAATAAIVVAGYLGIYPPGWVAQVVAFAFGLAAASLFPAIFMGIFSKSMNKEGAIAGMVVGLVFTFGYIFYFKLMNPAANVADNWLFGISPEGIGVVGMVLNFAVAIAISKVTASPPVEIRKLVDSIRVPRGAGDAHAH